One genomic window of Sporosarcina ureae includes the following:
- a CDS encoding (2Fe-2S)-binding protein, with protein MSEKDIIICRCEEVTYSDLKETAKRFQCTPRELKLRTRAGMGYCGGRTCRNAVDSIALESTERDESQITLKYQPPIRPVSFSKLGEVFE; from the coding sequence ATGTCCGAAAAAGATATAATTATTTGCAGATGCGAAGAAGTTACTTACTCCGATTTAAAAGAAACAGCCAAAAGATTTCAATGCACACCGAGAGAACTTAAATTACGTACGCGTGCAGGTATGGGCTATTGCGGAGGAAGAACTTGCCGCAACGCCGTAGACAGCATAGCGCTTGAAAGTACAGAACGGGATGAATCACAAATCACATTAAAATATCAACCTCCAATCAGACCCGTAAGTTTCAGCAAATTAGGGGAGGTTTTCGAATGA
- a CDS encoding (2Fe-2S)-binding protein — protein sequence MSQRIVNHPVLGTLDESQSITFTFDDVEYKALHDESIAAALLANGIRTLRHHEESGSPRGIYCNIGHCFECRVTVDGVQGERACLTPIKQGMRVVSGGKLLTDVRDWRANHGK from the coding sequence ATGAGTCAGCGAATTGTAAACCACCCAGTACTCGGAACACTAGACGAATCACAAAGCATCACATTTACATTCGACGATGTAGAATACAAAGCGCTTCATGACGAATCAATTGCCGCTGCCCTGCTGGCTAACGGTATTAGAACGTTGCGCCATCACGAAGAAAGCGGTTCTCCTAGAGGCATTTACTGCAATATTGGTCACTGCTTTGAATGCCGAGTAACCGTAGACGGTGTACAAGGTGAACGAGCATGTCTAACACCGATCAAACAAGGAATGCGGGTCGTAAGCGGTGGTAAATTACTGACAGACGTACGTGATTGGAGGGCCAATCATGGAAAATAA